GGATGCCACCAGCAGTTTTTTCTTCAGATTCGCTGACCTTTACGAAAACGCGATCGCCAAGGGGCTTGAGGGTAGAAACATTGATGCTAATTGCGGCCATGGATAATTTCTCCAGATCAATAAACGACTAAAGTTAGTTGGATTGAAGTTTAGCACTCTCAATCTCTGAGTGCTAATTTAACGGAGAGATTTAAAAACAGACAACTACTGCTAATGTACGGGTTCCCGAACTGTGGCTTATGGGAGAGTAGAGCCCAACTTTTGGCGACAATATCCCTGGGAAGGATGCACCCTCCCCGTTTTAGATTCAGTCCCATAGCTAAGGAATTTATTGCTTCACGATCGCCCCAAAATCTGCGAGGACCCGGGCGTGGTTCCGTAGGAGGCCCAAAAGATTGAGGCGATTTTCCTGCACGGCGGGGTCTTCTGCCATGACGAGGACGCTATCTTCTCCATCGAAAAACCGTTCCACCGTGGGCGCTAGGGCGGCCAAGCCATCAATAAGCTTTTGGTAATCTCGTTCTGTACGGGCCACTTCGGTGGTGGGGACAAGGTCGACTAAACCCGCATAGAGATCCCGCTCAGAATTTTGTTCAAATTTATCGGCGTTAATTACCCCAGTCGGATCGAGAATGGCTGTGCTAAGGGCGCCTTTCATCGCCAATTTTGCAGAACGATTGACGGTGGGATAGATTTTTTCCAGTTGTCCATCGTCACGGATGCTCTGTAAAAATGCCGCGCGATCGCCCACATCGAGGAGATCCGTTAAAGCCCGTTCGGTGTATTCTGCATCGTCGCTTCCTAGGACTGCATTTACTAGGTCATAGTCAATGCCTTTTTCCTGGAGTAGGGTTTGGATCCGCTGAATAAAGAAGCTTTGCAACGCTACCAAGGGAGAGGGTTTATCGGGGTGGGCCGTGACAAAATCCTTCGCGCCCTGGGCCAGCAGTTCCGCGAGGTTAATCTCGAGGCCCGCCTCCCAAGCCACGGTGACGATCGCATTGGCCGCCCGTCTGAGGGCAAAGGGATCCGAAGACCCCGTCGGGATCATCCCCAGGCCAAAAATACTCACCAATGTATCCAGGCGATCGCCCATACCCACCACCTGGCCGGCGAGGGTTTGGGGCAGCATGTCATCGGCGTTGCGGGGCAAATAATGCTCGAAAATCCCCTCAGCAACGGCAGGGGCTTCCCCACTGACCAGGGCATATTTTTGACCCATGATCCCCTGCAATTCCGGGAATTCATAGACCATCTGCGTCACCAAATCCGCCTTACAGAGCATCGCTGTGCTGGCAATAATTTCTTTATCTTCGTCAGAAACCCCAAGCTGTTCGGCGATCTGCTGGGACATTTCCATAATCCGATCCACCTTGTGGCGCATCGTCCCTAATTCCTCCTGGAAGGTGACGGCTTCCAGCTGGGGCAGATAGGTTTCTAAATGATCATCACAATCGGCCCGGTAGAAAAACTGACCATCCGCCAACCGCGCTCGGATCACCCGGCCATTCCCAGCGGCAATAATCTCTGACTTCTGGGGGTCACCATTGGAGATGGTGATAAATTTCGGCAATAGTTTGGTTTTATCTTGGCGATCGCGCACTGCAAAGTAGCGTTGGTGGGTGACCATCACCGTCGTAATTACTTCCGGGGGAAGCTCTAAAAATTCCGTTTCAATGTCCCCGACCACCGCCGTGGGATATTCCACCAAATTCACCACCTCAGCAAGGAGATCAGTCGGCATCTCGGCTTCGCCGCCAATCTCTGCCGCCGCCGCTTTTACTCCAGCAACAATTTTTTCTTCCCTCACCTGGGGATCTACTTCCACAAAGGCTTGTTGCAAGGTAGCTACATAATCAGTGGCCCTATTTAAGGTCACATCCCCTTGAGATAAAATCCGGTGTCCACGAGAAATACGACCCGCTTCTAACCTACCGGAGCCATTCACCAGTTCCAGGGGCAAAACAGTTTCATTCCAGAGGGAAACTAACCAACGGATCGGCCGGGGAAAGCGCAGATCCCCATCAGCCCAGCGCATAAAGCGTCTGCCTTCGAGGGCCGTAAACCAGCCCAAAGTCAATTCTTGTAAAATTTCTGGCGTCGGCCGACCGAGGGTTTTCTTCTGCACAAACACAAAATCACCCTTTTCTGTGGGGCGCACTTCCAAAGCCGACAGCTCAACCCCTTGTTTTCTAGCAAAACCTTCGGCGGCCTTGGTGGGCTGACCATCTTTAAATGCTGCTGAGGCGGGGGGGCCTTTAATTTCTTCTTCGCGATCGCCTTGCTGGTCTGGCAACCCTGCAATTAAAACCGCCAGACGACGAGGGGTACCATAGACTTTGATTTCGTCCGGGGCGAGAAAATGCTCCGCCAAGCTTTCTGTGACGCGGGTCTGCAATTGGGCGATCGCCGCCGCGACAAAATCAGCAGGGAGTTCTTCTGTACCAACTTCAATGAGGTAGGTTGCCATGGGAAACGAAATCAGGTCAATAATGAATCTTGATTAGTTTACCGTGAAGCCACAGGAAAAATAGTCTCCATGGCAATTCAATATCCCCGCAGCAAGAAAAAGCGAGCCTTAGCTGTTCTCGAAAAACTCTATGAACTCTACCCTGATGCCACCTGTAGTTTGGACTATGAAACGCCAGTGCAACTGATGGTGGCGACGATCCTTTCAGCCCAATGTACTGACGAGCGCGTCAATAAAGTGACACCTGCGCTGTTTGCCCGATTCCCTGATGCGGCGGCCTTCGCGGGGGGAGACCTCGAAGAAATTGAACAGTTAGTGCGGTCAACGGGGTTCTATCGCAACAAAGCGAAAAATATCCAGGGAGCTTGCCAACGCATTATGGCGGTTTTCCAAGGGGAAGTGCCCCAAACCATGGAGGAGCTGTTCACGTTACCTGGGGTAGCCCGGAAAACCGCTAATGTTGTTCTCGCCCATGCCTTTGGAATTTGTGCGGGAGTGACGGTGGATACCCATGTGAAACGCTTGAGTAACCGACTGCGCCTGACAAAATCTGACAATCCAGTGCAAATCGAACGGGATTTGATGCAGCTGATCCCCCAACCGGAATGGGAAAACTGGTCCATTCGTCTGATTTACCATGGGCGCGCGGTTTGTAACGCCCGGAAGCCCCGATGTGGTGATTGTGCGATCGCCCATCTTTGCCCTTCTGCACCAAAGGCTTAAATTTAGACAAAATCTATGACAGGCAACGGCTAGGCACTAGCTGGATTCGTCCAGCATCCATCTCTGCCATCAGCAGTTCTAGGGCTTCATAGTCCTCGGCAGAAACATGGCCTAGTCGGGTTAATTCAGAGTTGATGCCCTGTTCAATTTCGGGGGTCATTTGTTTAATGAAAAGGGCTTTTTCTACTAAACGACGGATCACAAATGGCGTATTCATAATGGCAATCAACTTCCCTCAAAAGAAATGAATTTCACCACAATATAAGTGTGTTTTTATTGTCGCTTATTTCAGCCCAAGAATAAACGATGAAATGGCTTAGATATAGAATATCTATTTGAAAACTTTTGCACTTCTAAGAAAATTTACGCAACTCTTCCCTGTTCTTAAATATTTTTTAAACTTTGGGGCTCTCTTTTAGGGAGAAATGTAAAAAATCATACATTTTCAAGGAAATAAAAGATCTTTTAAGTAAAACACAAACCAGTTCAGGATAAGTTATCATCTCTACCTATTCTCAATCATTACCCTTATTATCATCTTTATTGATTACTCTGATGAAACCTTTGTGGATTTTCCTGGGTCTATGGGGTGATTCAATCGTCTATTCGATAAAAGCTTTGATTGAGACAATCAATTCACTGGGGAAGTTCCCCTAGGGAGAATCTACATGATGGAAATGAGTCGACGGACTGTAGTTTTGCGCCCAAGTCATGCCCTAACCGCCGAAAACTTCGAGGATTTTTGGCGATCGCTCCATGGGGCTATTCATGGTGAAGAAACCACAGAAATCCTGGTTGATTTGCATCAAGTCGAGTTCATTGACAGTGCGGTAGCAGTGGTATTGGGCCAAGGGGCCAAGTTAGCAGAGGCCCATGGAAAGCGCTTGGGATGCTCCGGCGGCAATTACCAGGTGCGCATGGTGCTAGAGGTCACAGGCATGGAGCAATTCGTCACAATTTTTGGGGATGAAAGTGAATTTTTCGGAGACATTGCCCCTTTGATGGCAGCCTAAGATCCCACGAACTCTCCGGTATAATGGGGGACTGAATTGCTTTCCTTAACTCCCTTGGAGGTTCATCACCTGTGGCAATGGCTCCCTGTCTTCCCCAACCTGCTGATTATGAAGCGCTAATTACGACGGATATTTTCAAGCCAGCCCGTTATCTCGGTAATGAATTAGGGGCAGTTCATAAGCCTTGGGACGAAGCGCTCATCCGCTGGGTACTGACTTATCCAGAGGTCTATGAAGTGGGGTCCTCTAATCTGGGTCATATCTTGCTCTACAACGTGATCAATGCCCAACCCCGCCAATTGTGCGATCGCACCTATCTGCCTGCCGCTGACCTGAGCGAAAAATTAAAAGAAAAAAATCTGCCCTTGTTTGCCCTCGAATCCAGGCGATCGCTCCAAGAGTTTGACATCCTCGGCTTTAGTTTGAGCTATGAACTGGGAGCAACCAATATTCTCGAAATGCTCTCCCTGGCCCAAATTCCCCTCACCTGGCAGGAACGGGAAGCGGAAGATTATCCCTTCATTTTTGCTGGGGGACAAACGGCCACTTCCAACCCCGAACCCTACGCCGACTTTTTTGATTTCATCGTTCTGGGTGATGGAGAAGAGCTCCTACCGGAAGTGGGTTTTGTTTTAGAAGAAGCCAAGATTAATGGTTTAACGAAGGAAGCAACCCTATTGGATCTGGCCCAAGTGCCTGGGGTTTATGTGCCCCGCTTTTATGAAATGGCGGCGGATGGCTCTGTGCATCCAACCCGCCCGGAAGTGCCCAAACGAATTTTGCGCCGCGTTGCCACGCCAATTCCGGCCTACTCCATCGGCCTCGTCCCCTATATCGAAACAATCCACGATCGCCTGACGGTGGAAATTCGCCGCGGTTGTACCCGGGGTTGCCGGTTTTGCCAACCGGGAATGCTCACACGGCCCGCGACAGATGTGGAACCAGAAAAGGTGGTTGATGCCATTGAGCAAGGCATGCGGGCGACGGGTTACAACGAATTTTCTCTCCTTTCTCTCAGTTGCTCCGATTACTTGTCCTTACCTGCGGTGGGGGTCGAGATCAAAAATCGCCTCAAGGACGAAAATATTTCCCTGTCGCTACCCAGTCAGCGGGTTGATCGCTTTGATGAAAATATCGCCAACATTATCGGTGGCACACGCAAATCAGGTTTAACCTTTGCGCCCGAGGCTGGCACCCAACGGATGCGGGATGTGATTAATAAAGGTTTGACCAACGAAGAACTGCTCAGGGGCATCCAAACGGCGGTGAAAGAGGGCTGGGATAAGGTCAAGCTTTATTTCATGATTGGTCTGCCTGGGGAAACGGATCTGGATGTGCTGGGCATTGCGGAAACGGTGCAGTGGCTACGCCGGGAATGCGCCAATCTCAGTAACCGTCGCCTGAATTTCAACATCACCATTTCTAATTTCACGCCTAAACCCCATACGCCTTTCCAGTGGCATTCCGTTTCTACGGCGGAATTTAAACGCAAACAGGAGCTGTTACGGGAAGCTTTCCGACCGATCCGGGGTGTGAAGGTGAACTACACCGATGTGCGAATTTCGGCCATGGAGGACTTTGTTGGTCGGGGCGATCGCCGACTGGGAAAAGTCGTCCGCCGCGCCTGGGAGCTGGGGGCGGGGATGGATTCCTGGTGGGAAAATTTAGCCAAAGCCTATGGCGCTTGGGAGCAGGCGATCGCCGAATCAGACCTTACTTGGAAATATCGCAAAGTCGAAAGTGGCGAGTGGAATGTCTTTGAGACCATCGACAATGATCCCCTCGATGCGCCTTTACCCTGGGACCACCTGAATACAGGCATTGACAAGCAATGGTTGAAAGATGATCTCCAGCGGGCCCTCGAAGCGGCGATCGTCCCTGACTGCGCCTTTGATGGCTGTTCCCACTGCGGCGTTTGTAGTACTGATTTTGGTCACAATATCGTTTACCAACCGCCCGAAATCCCGGAATTTGTCGGTCAATTTCAAAAGGATCAAGAGCGTCTGCAACGGCTCCGGGTCCGGTTTGGCAAACAGGGGGACATGCGCTTGGTGAGCCACCTGGATTTAGTCCGCCTCTTTGACCGGGCCGTGCGCCGTGCTTCGATTCCTGTGGCTTTTACCAACGGTTTTCACCCCAGTCCCCGCATTTCCATCGCCAATGCTCTTACTTTAGGGGCGACCAGTACTGGGGAAATT
The nucleotide sequence above comes from [Synechococcus] sp. NIES-970. Encoded proteins:
- a CDS encoding anti-sigma factor antagonist, with amino-acid sequence MMEMSRRTVVLRPSHALTAENFEDFWRSLHGAIHGEETTEILVDLHQVEFIDSAVAVVLGQGAKLAEAHGKRLGCSGGNYQVRMVLEVTGMEQFVTIFGDESEFFGDIAPLMAA
- the glyS gene encoding glycyl-tRNA synthetase, beta subunit, yielding MATYLIEVGTEELPADFVAAAIAQLQTRVTESLAEHFLAPDEIKVYGTPRRLAVLIAGLPDQQGDREEEIKGPPASAAFKDGQPTKAAEGFARKQGVELSALEVRPTEKGDFVFVQKKTLGRPTPEILQELTLGWFTALEGRRFMRWADGDLRFPRPIRWLVSLWNETVLPLELVNGSGRLEAGRISRGHRILSQGDVTLNRATDYVATLQQAFVEVDPQVREEKIVAGVKAAAAEIGGEAEMPTDLLAEVVNLVEYPTAVVGDIETEFLELPPEVITTVMVTHQRYFAVRDRQDKTKLLPKFITISNGDPQKSEIIAAGNGRVIRARLADGQFFYRADCDDHLETYLPQLEAVTFQEELGTMRHKVDRIMEMSQQIAEQLGVSDEDKEIIASTAMLCKADLVTQMVYEFPELQGIMGQKYALVSGEAPAVAEGIFEHYLPRNADDMLPQTLAGQVVGMGDRLDTLVSIFGLGMIPTGSSDPFALRRAANAIVTVAWEAGLEINLAELLAQGAKDFVTAHPDKPSPLVALQSFFIQRIQTLLQEKGIDYDLVNAVLGSDDAEYTERALTDLLDVGDRAAFLQSIRDDGQLEKIYPTVNRSAKLAMKGALSTAILDPTGVINADKFEQNSERDLYAGLVDLVPTTEVARTERDYQKLIDGLAALAPTVERFFDGEDSVLVMAEDPAVQENRLNLLGLLRNHARVLADFGAIVKQ
- the nth gene encoding endonuclease III, yielding MAIQYPRSKKKRALAVLEKLYELYPDATCSLDYETPVQLMVATILSAQCTDERVNKVTPALFARFPDAAAFAGGDLEEIEQLVRSTGFYRNKAKNIQGACQRIMAVFQGEVPQTMEELFTLPGVARKTANVVLAHAFGICAGVTVDTHVKRLSNRLRLTKSDNPVQIERDLMQLIPQPEWENWSIRLIYHGRAVCNARKPRCGDCAIAHLCPSAPKA
- a CDS encoding Fe-S oxidoreductases family 2 protein, whose protein sequence is MAPCLPQPADYEALITTDIFKPARYLGNELGAVHKPWDEALIRWVLTYPEVYEVGSSNLGHILLYNVINAQPRQLCDRTYLPAADLSEKLKEKNLPLFALESRRSLQEFDILGFSLSYELGATNILEMLSLAQIPLTWQEREAEDYPFIFAGGQTATSNPEPYADFFDFIVLGDGEELLPEVGFVLEEAKINGLTKEATLLDLAQVPGVYVPRFYEMAADGSVHPTRPEVPKRILRRVATPIPAYSIGLVPYIETIHDRLTVEIRRGCTRGCRFCQPGMLTRPATDVEPEKVVDAIEQGMRATGYNEFSLLSLSCSDYLSLPAVGVEIKNRLKDENISLSLPSQRVDRFDENIANIIGGTRKSGLTFAPEAGTQRMRDVINKGLTNEELLRGIQTAVKEGWDKVKLYFMIGLPGETDLDVLGIAETVQWLRRECANLSNRRLNFNITISNFTPKPHTPFQWHSVSTAEFKRKQELLREAFRPIRGVKVNYTDVRISAMEDFVGRGDRRLGKVVRRAWELGAGMDSWWENLAKAYGAWEQAIAESDLTWKYRKVESGEWNVFETIDNDPLDAPLPWDHLNTGIDKQWLKDDLQRALEAAIVPDCAFDGCSHCGVCSTDFGHNIVYQPPEIPEFVGQFQKDQERLQRLRVRFGKQGDMRLVSHLDLVRLFDRAVRRASIPVAFTNGFHPSPRISIANALTLGATSTGEIIDFELRQILGLEDFRRRLAEQLPVDMPIYHIEEVPVHSKAATALLTEAEYLIDLATDEPVTAEQWEAWLETIRQTPEIFLEKKTKSGKTKQLNLREMLTAIALEKVISPTQVQLRYRGSCRNDGTLLQADHIVHMLTQLTGVTYELRQTHRAQMFLQEESAASAN
- a CDS encoding hypothetical protein (conserved hypothetical protein), which encodes MNTPFVIRRLVEKALFIKQMTPEIEQGINSELTRLGHVSAEDYEALELLMAEMDAGRIQLVPSRCLS